The DNA region GACCGGCCCAACCCCCGGCCAAATCGACTGGGTCCGCCAGCGCCGTCCCGAGGATCCAACGCTGTTGGGCGCGCGCGCGGGCGGGGCCGCCGCCCAGACGGGAGGCGCGGCATGAACGCCGACCTGGCGATGAGCACCGCCGAACAATTCCTCTTCTGGATCGTGGGCCCCATCGTGGTGATGGGCGCCTCCGCCCTGTTGTTCTCCAAGCGGGCGGTCCTGACCGCCTGCTCGGTCATGGTCACCATGGTGGGCCTGGCGTTCTTGTATGTGGGGCTGGGTTCGCCGTTCCTGGGCGTGGTCCAGGTGGTGGTTTACACCGGCGCCATCATGATGCTGTTCGTGTTCGTGCTGATGCTGGTGGGCGTGGACGTGTCGGATTCGTTCATCGAGACGATCCGCGGCCAGCGCTGGCTGGGCGCCGTCTTCGGGCTGGGCCTGCTGGTGGTGCTCGCGGGCGCGGTCCTGCGCTCCACCTTCATCTCCCACGCGGGCGCGGACAGCCCGCGCGCCCTCGCCGAAGCCGGCAACGTGGGCGGCGTGGCGAACCTGCTGTTCTCCGATTTCGCGTTCACGTTGGAAATCACCGGCTGCCTGCTGATCGTGGCGGCCATGGGCGCGGTCATCTTGACCCACCGTGTCAAGCTGACCAAGCCGGTCACGCAGGCGGACATCATGACTATCAGGACCAAGCGCGGCCTGCGCCTGACGCCTCCGCCGGCGCCCGGCAACTACGCCCGCCACAACGCGGCGGACGTGCCCGCCATTGACGCGGAGGGGAAGGTCATCGAGGACTCGGTGCCCTCCTCGCTCAGGATGCGCGGCCAGGTGCACACCCTTCGGGGCTTGGCCCAAGACTTGTTGGAGGACCAAACCCCGCCGGTTCGCCGCCCCGACGCGGCGGAGTTGGCGCCGGGGGACCGACGGTTGCCCGATGCCGTGGCCGCCGAACCAGCCACCAGTTCAGACGCCGGTTCGGACGCCAAACCGGATGCCAAACCGGACGCCCAGGCGGGGGCCCCGCCGGGCGCGGGGCCGGGCGGCGAGGCGGAGGTGAAGCCATGAGCGTTTCGGCCTATCTGATCTTGGCCTCGGTCCTGTTCGTGATCGGGGCGGTCACCGTCCTGGTGCGGCGCAACTCGATTGTCGTGTTCATGGGAATCGAGTTGATGCTGAACGCGGCGAACCTGACCTTCCTGGCCTTTTCCCGCATGTGGGGCGATTTCGACGGCCAGTTGGCGGCCTTCTTCGTCATGGTGGTCGCCGCCGCGGAGGTGGTGGTGGGCTTGGCC from Bifidobacteriaceae bacterium includes:
- a CDS encoding NADH-quinone oxidoreductase subunit J; amino-acid sequence: MNADLAMSTAEQFLFWIVGPIVVMGASALLFSKRAVLTACSVMVTMVGLAFLYVGLGSPFLGVVQVVVYTGAIMMLFVFVLMLVGVDVSDSFIETIRGQRWLGAVFGLGLLVVLAGAVLRSTFISHAGADSPRALAEAGNVGGVANLLFSDFAFTLEITGCLLIVAAMGAVILTHRVKLTKPVTQADIMTIRTKRGLRLTPPPAPGNYARHNAADVPAIDAEGKVIEDSVPSSLRMRGQVHTLRGLAQDLLEDQTPPVRRPDAAELAPGDRRLPDAVAAEPATSSDAGSDAKPDAKPDAQAGAPPGAGPGGEAEVKP
- the nuoK gene encoding NADH-quinone oxidoreductase subunit NuoK, which codes for MSVSAYLILASVLFVIGAVTVLVRRNSIVVFMGIELMLNAANLTFLAFSRMWGDFDGQLAAFFVMVVAAAEVVVGLAIIVSLFRTRRTVSVDDENLLRH